One part of the Sorangiineae bacterium MSr11954 genome encodes these proteins:
- a CDS encoding AraC family transcriptional regulator, which produces MSDAWMQLLSDEVGPLDVPVDFQEGALAGVGARLLAAWHLDDLDSALECDAMSWEILGAVARRSDLRSGDQAPRWVRDAREILEASFRNPVGLPELARSAGVHPVHFAAVFRRSYGCSVGEYRRRLRLAFVCRQLASAKPSLAEIAQQAGFSDQSHMTRTFKQFTGNTPGEYRKRWKRGHRYHIGLWV; this is translated from the coding sequence GTGAGTGATGCGTGGATGCAGCTCCTCTCCGACGAGGTGGGCCCGCTCGACGTACCGGTGGACTTTCAGGAGGGCGCGCTCGCCGGGGTGGGTGCTCGACTGCTCGCTGCATGGCACCTCGACGATTTGGATTCTGCGCTGGAATGCGATGCGATGAGCTGGGAGATCCTCGGGGCCGTGGCGCGTCGCTCCGATCTGCGAAGCGGCGACCAGGCTCCTCGATGGGTCCGCGACGCACGGGAGATCCTCGAGGCCTCGTTCCGCAATCCTGTTGGCCTCCCCGAGCTCGCGCGGAGCGCCGGCGTGCATCCGGTTCATTTTGCGGCGGTGTTTCGACGGAGCTATGGCTGCTCCGTCGGTGAGTACCGGCGGCGACTGCGCCTCGCGTTCGTGTGCCGACAGCTCGCCTCCGCGAAACCATCGCTGGCCGAGATCGCGCAACAAGCAGGTTTCTCCGACCAAAGCCATATGACCCGCACATTCAAGCAATTCACCGGAAACACGCCGGGCGAATATCGAAAAAGGTGGAAGCGCGGCCATCGATACCACATCGGTCTATGGGTTTGA